The Megalops cyprinoides isolate fMegCyp1 chromosome 25, fMegCyp1.pri, whole genome shotgun sequence nucleotide sequence AGCAATGTAGACTTTCCCCCTGTTTTAGTCCCACGGTCCATTCTGGCACAAGGTTATACTTTTCATATGATTTGTGTTCTCACATTAAGTAAAAAACCCCAACATACGGTTTTGATCCACCACCAAGTCAGACTTCAAAAAGACTgggcacagaggcacagagccGTTAATCAGTGCAGAACTTCATCAGAACCGACTACAGGACAGAAGGGATCTTAGTGCAATCTGAACAAACCTGCACTAAATATGCATTGCAAGACACACTATACTACATATGCATGTTGCATAAATATGTTGCTGCTTCAGGTAAAACCAGCAATGTGCTGCCTCTTATGGGTTTGCATGGGGAGAGGGATCTTCCACATGGATCGCAATGCTGTGAGTCATATCAGGAGAGAATATTCCACATAGCTCTTGATAGTTGTGACTCATATCAGGAGAGCGAAATCCCCCCCACATGTATTAAAATGCTGTGACTCGTTGGGCAGGCGAATGCTGACCAGCTGGTGAGGTACCACATCGCTTGTGCATTCCTGCCAAAACGCACCTGAATCACCCAAGCAAAGTTAATGCTATTGCTGGTGACTAAATATGCCcaacaaaagcaaatgttaCTGCAGGCTAATAAAACTGCCCAAGCAAAGTTGCTGgcacttggaaaaaaatggcaaaaactcTGTGGTCACCTCAGTACAGTATCGCTTCCCAGCCTTGCGTGATGTGAAAAGGAGACCCAGCGCTCCTGACACAGTGATCTACAGTGTCCCTGTCAGAGAGGCCTGTGGGTCATGTGGGaaaaaagcattctgggaatgtACTGCTCTGAGCCGCTGCGGTATACATCACAAAGACCGGCAAATTAGCACATGTCAGAGGCAGGTCTGAATCCAGCCACAGTGGGAAGGTTCAGTGATGGACTCCTTAAGCAGGGACGGTCCACAGCTGCCAAAGCGCTGTAGCGCTAGgtgtcttgttttgtgttctcAATGTCTCAATGTGTGGAAGTTACATCAGAACACAGTCTAAGAATATTACGGTTGTGTTTCACATGCTGAAATTGGATGTACCGAATCATTACAGATTTGAAGAGCCTCAGTCTCAGcgttttccctctttctgtgtgaTTCTGACGTGCTGATTTGCTGCCCACCTGAAATATGATTAACtcactacaaaaacaaaaaaaaaaaaaatccatgagaGCAACTCCAAGTTTTTATTGTTGCTCCGTGTGTCAGGAGCAATTCTAACAAGAAATGTATTCTGAACATttacaaaaagacagaaagaataaCTAAGGGATTAGAAATTATTTTGGCCCATACTTACTACTTTCAAAATACATACCTGACAGCATAAACCCAGCAAAAAAACCTCTTAGCATTTCCATAACCGCACGATACCGTTCCAATGCTGCAGAAATTACGTTAAAGATGGTTATACATTAGCCAAATAGATGATAATGTTCACAGTGCATGTGTAGTAACATAGCTAAAATCGCAGCATTACAGGAATGGTACCAACTGTATATCCTCAGTCTCACACAAGAAGATCCAGGTTATAGTCAGTCTTGCACAAAAGTAGAGACAACATTTTCCCTCCGAAATTGCAAtccaaaatcattttaatacacTACTGAATCCAAGGTCTTGAAATAGGTGACACTCTCAATGAAATAAGTCACATGATTAGAAAAGATTATCAGTTTATGTGTTTCATGCAGATGGCAAATCTGCTGAATCCAGTTTTACTCCCAAAGTAAAGTTTGAAAAAGTATTTCAGGTCATGTCCATGAAGAAGaaggcagacagaagcacatCAGtaaggaagaaagacagaaaatgaagtgTGTGCCCAGCAACATCTttggagaggagaaaggaatgtctttctggtgtgtttttgtggttatATTAAAATTTGCAAGCACAGCAATTCCCAGaattcttttttgtcatttgcttgTCTTTAGTCACAAATGGGTATTGTATTTGCAGTGAAGCAACTTCATCTCACTAAGATCCTCAACATACAGTACccatgttatgtgaaattacctGTAGCCTTTAAGTGGTATGAAGTACTGCTGAAAGAAAGATGAACAGGCACAGTGGGTGGTCAACAAACAGTACTGCACTCATGAGTCTCTATCTATAAAATACAAAGGGAGCTCACTGTACACTGGCCTATGAACTACTGTATTGATTCAATGTCCTCACACAACCTGTTATTTTCTGTAGTATTTGTATTCTTCAGTTCAGAGATGCAGTGGAAAATTGGCTGGATCTGTCCCTTGATCTGTATGACACAGTATTGTAATGACGATGGCAGAGAGGAATGACGACGATGTCATGTGACATCTCATATGACCACGGCCCTGAGGAGCCGGAAGCAGACCATCAGGTCCCTCGGGATGGGGGGTTTGATCTCATTGCCATCGAGACGAAGGTAGCGTAGCCTAGGCATCTTCTCTTCGAAGTAGTCTTCAAGCTCACTAGCAGAAACTGGGCAGACATCAGTTCCGTTGATACCTGAAAGGACAAGGTTGGACCTCAGTTAGCAGAGAGACCTTTACCCTGCACAAGTTAAAAATTCCAAGGTCCTAAGCAGAGAAGACGTCAGGATTGTGTCATTACAAATGCCTATCTCCCCCCCTCACAAGACTGATGGATTGGTAAACTTACTTTTGATCCTGTTGTGGTCCAAGTGGAGGTGCTCCAGGTTTCGGGGGACCTCGGGAACCTGTGTCAGTTGGTTGTGGGACAGCTGCAGGTCCAGGATGTTGGAGAGGTTGAAGATGTTCTTGGGAAGGCCGCTGTTTTCCAGCTTATTGTAGTTGAGACGGAGGAAGGCCACCTTGGGCAGGCCTTTGAAGTATTCCGGGGGTATCTTCTCAATGGCGTTGTTGTCCAGGAAGAGCTGGGTGGTGGTGGCGGGCAGGCCCGTCGGCATGCTCTTCAGGTTGTTCTTGGCCAGGTTGAGCTGGACCAGCCCGCTCAGACCCTTCAGGCTCTGCTCTGTCACCGCGTCGTCCTCCAGCTTGTTCCCCTGGAGGTCCAGCAGTGCCAGGTGCTCCTTCCCCAAGAAGACCCCTGGGGGGATTTTGGAGATCCTGTTCCGGGAGAGGCGGAGCTGCTCCAGGGTagcaggcagcggggcgggcACGGTCGTCAGCAGGTTGTCCTCCATGTAGAGGTGGAGCAGGCCGGACATCGCCCTCAgcgccccctcctccaccccctcgtTGGTGATCTTGTTGCGGTTGAGGTTGAGCCACCTGAGCTGGGTGGCGTTCCGCAGGGCCTCCTCGGAGAGCACGTCGATCAGGTTGTTCTGGAGGTAGAGGTACCAGGTGTTGGGCGGGATGACGGGGATGCGTTTCAGGCCCCTGTGGTCGCAGTACACGGCGTGGGGGAAGCTGGGCGGGCAGCGGCACTCCTTGGGGCACGCCTGGAGCTGAGCCAGGGATACCTCGTACGGTATGTCTTGGCAGCTGACAAAACTGGCAAGCAGCAGGGTGGAGAAGACCAGGAACACCTCCATCTTGGGCACTTAGCCTGTTAAAGCAAGAAGGGACACCTTCAACTTAGCACTCAGCCTGTTAAAGCTGGCAAGAAAATGTGGCAGATGCACAGACACGACTCCAAGGTCAGAGGACAGCTCACAGAACCCCAGCACTAATGAACTGATCTAAGCCTTATCCAGACTGCAGTTAcacttgcatttgcattgtgaCACTTATACCTCTCAATACTTGTGtcaaacatacagcacacacccaaccacaacTTCTGCAGATGCACACTGGGTACATGGACACATCTAAAAATCAAGAGTTTAATGTCCCTGCTGAACTGTGATGGAAGAATAAACACCTTAATCTCAGGATCTAGTCTGAGGCCAACCTTAATTGTCTTACACATGACCTGTTGTTAAGATGCTTGATCCAGACTCTGCCAGCTGGTGACGTATGGAAGCGTTTATTACAGGAGTGTACACCAGACACGTGTGTACCAGCATCACAACCAGATACACCTGACTGGGCCAGACTCCAACATGACCAGATACACCTGACTGGGCCAGACTCCATCACGACCAGATACACCTGACTAGGCCATACTCCAACACGACCAGATACACCTGACCAATCTGAAGCCTAACATGACCGGATACACCTGATTGAGTCACACCCTAATGTGACCAGATATTCCTGATTGAATCTAAACATAAATCAACCAGGAAAGACCTGATTGAGTCTAACCTTAACATGAACACAGATTAACTGGGACCAGGTATACCTGAGTCAGACTGTAACACAGCCACATACATCTGACTGAGTCCCATAACCATTTATATCTGACTGTGCTGAATACTAACATTACCAAATAAACTCAAAGGAGCAAACCATAGCATACTGCTTTCTCAGCAGAACCTAACATTCTTACCACTTGGCACTTTCTATGACCTCACTCTCATTCCTGGCTGTTGGACTCCTCTGTCCCGCCACCTGGTCCTGCTTTATATTCTGGAGGCTCATTTTTATCTCACACCTGAACCTGATTCTCTCTGGGTCTGGGCTGGGTTGTTCTAAATGAAGATCAAAGAGAGATAGACATATGGTAGTGGAGCTGGTTCCCTGGCACACCCCACCACCTTCACCCTACAGACCCCACAGCCTTCACCTCTCCTTCTACAGCCCATACCTCTTTGCCCTCACAACTATATCCCTACACCTACACCACCACACCTATTGCCTTCACCTGCATACCTCACAAATGCCATTGCTTTCACTCGACACAACCCACATCCTGAGTAGACCACACAGTGTGAGTTAAAGTTCTGCACACACATAGATGGAGTAGATgcatgtgtgctgctgtttctcataaaaaaacttaaatgtTACTCCAGTAACAAAACCCTTACAAAAATGTGCTAGTTGATAGCATTCTGCAGTCATATGATATTGTTCTAGGCCATTTCTGAGGACACAACTGCAGGCTTACCTAAATACAAccaaagaaaatggaaattcaCGCAAACTAATCAAACCACTCATAATCATAATGAAATCCAAGGAAGAAGGTGGGATGGCCAACCCCACTTCGTCATATGCAGTGCCTGGTCATCAAAAAGCAAaaggatacacacacaaagtcacacaccTTTTGCGCTTTCAGTGTCTGTCCACAAGTCCTGTTTGACCGCTGGGCTTTGGAAGCTGGTGTCACCCACTGAACAGACCctgtccatttctctctgtatttgtAGTGGCCACCGGTTTGGGACAGGTTCATTTTTGGGGATGACAGatctctcagccaatcacaatcaCAGAGATGGAAAGTCATAATCCCAGCGTAGCAGATCCTTTTTAAGTCATAATGGATTGGTGCCAGAGGATGCTGGACACGGCCCAGTTACAACCAGGCTAATAGGGGCCTACTCTTCCCTTGACCTCCTCCATCCccaccaaccccaccccacaggTGTGTTTCTGTAGTGGAGTCTACTGAAATAGGTATCACCAGACAAAGGAGCCtgctcttgaaaaaaaataatgtacatgtatctctctccctctcttcatctctccatGGCAAAAGTCCACTAACATTTAATTTATCTCTTTTGAACCTTCAGTTTTATTCAAGCTCACCTTGAATTTCTTTGCTAAAGCCGCATGTAATTTTTACATTCTTTGGGACTTCTTCTGAATTCATTCACACAAGCCCCTGTGGATTTAAAGACTGCAGTACAGCTGTCACCAGGAATGTAAACACATTAACTTTCAGCACATGCAGCTATTGAAGCTGAAGCTGATGCACATTCCCAAAGACCAGTGGAAAGAGTTTGACCTGAGGAATATCAATCACATCTCTGTGCCCCAGTGTGTTACCGGGCCCCGCCAAAGCCGCACGTCAATGAGAGTCCCAtctttcacactcacagagagtgTGACTGCGGTCACTTCTTTCGCCTCCGGGACCACAATGTTCCAATCAAGCTTTGTAAAGCCGCTTTCAGCAGTTTCACTGAAGTCTAGGTCCTTCCAGGACGTCACAAAATTAGCCCTGCAAAGAAACAGGAGCAACCCAATGCAAACAAAGAGAATTTTCTGGAGGATGATTGCGATCTATGGTTAGGTTGGTTACAGTGTTGAATCCATTTTCTACACatgcataaaactgtaaaatctaTAGGACAAATCTATAGCAACAAGTGCGTTATGGGAGTTTTGCAAGTGTTAATAAATGCAGTGACGCTGCAGGCTGGTGGGACGTGGGGAGAGGGGGTTTCTGATCAGATTGTTCTCATTTCCACTGACGCTGACACCGCACCTAAATGCTTCTTAATCCCATTTAATTGGCTTCTTGAAACCAAAAGGACGCGTAATCCCTCATGATCTATTGAGGTCTGAGACAGAGGAGCTCGTGTCTGCGAGGACAGGGACACACATGAGAGTGCCGCTCGTTAATGGAATCTAAACGTCCACCGTTGGAACGTACCAACGCCCCGTTAATCCCGGGGGAGTCCCCGTGGCGACCTTAAAGATCTGCTTACTGTCTCATCTTGCCTGCCTCGTGCCTCTGCCGGATTGTCTCACCCTGAGGAGACCAATTACGCATAGCAGAGCTTTACTCCTGTCATTCAGATcatccttcattcattcattcattcattttgttcagttgGAGGACTGtagaacatttcatttgtagATCCAATGACTATGCATGTGGTGAATTTATGctgaatattaattaatattataatgaaACAAACTACAGGGAAAGGGGAGGTTCCTTTCACATATGAATGAAGACTTATGAAACTTATGAAAGCAAAAGTTTCGTGGGAAGCAATAAGAGGTTAAGGAGAAATGGGAGATGGGAGAAATACCAGGATGAGAATGTGCAAACTCTCCAAAGGTGTAAATACTCGCATTGTTTGTGTACTCATAAAGAGAGCCAAATCCTCACTTCTGGCACACCCCTAATACTAATGAACACAGACTGTGACTGTAGGTGGAGGTACGTTATGCAAGTACTTTGAATAGAAAACCTTCAAAACACAGACTTGTCAAGCATTCAAGCATTCTTAGTTTGACTAAACGAGGTGGATGAATTAAACTGGACGGAAGAAATTAAAGTGAACCTCATTGTCAAAATAATGTGTTGACACTTTACCTGACACTCAAGCAAACGTGCAGACAATATTTTGCTATTATATGTGGAATTACTTCTGAACAGCAATTCTGGGAACCAACAACCTCCTATGAACACACAGGAGCCACTAATACAATATTCTCTCTCAAGACAAGCTGAAAACAACTGGAGCGTTAGGGGCTAAGCCCATTGACCCATTGACCCGCCAATCACTTAACAAGGATTTGTGACATTCTCCTGTCTGCTTCTCAGCTGTTAACCTGGCCCTCATTGGACACACCCCTCAGAGTTGAGGAATTTCACCTATATGAAAAAGCAAGATGTGGCCTCACCCACACAACATACCACATTAAAGCAACCGTCTGGAAGTAATTTCAGCAGTCGCTAAGACATGAGGTCATCTAAAAATTTATCATCAGCTCGATACTTGTGTTACAGTGAGTCgtggaaataaatgcatttgaaagaaaaactCTATCTTCAGCTGTGCTCAAGGATCAAGGCAAACAAAGTAACGTAAACCActgttgtttgaaatgtaaaataatttccATCATTGACGGAATATCCATAAATATGAATCCAAAGGTGAGAAGCTAAATAATGAGGCTGCAAAGTCAGCACTGTTCAGCCCGATCTCTGAAAGAACAGGGTTAATGCAATTACAAGCCATTTttcatgaacaaaataaaatggaaattctATTGGAAACAAATGTTGGCCCTCCAGTTAAGAAGAAATGGACGCATGGATATGAGCACAGTAATTTCCTGGAAAAGGTCTTTTTTGATTGAGCCAAGTATGATAATTTCATCAAGTGTATCACTAGCAAGGGCTCTGTGTTATGATGCTGCAGAGTTACAGTATAATAATTTCCAGCACAGAGCATTAGAGATACTGGAGCAAGGCCTTCATTTCAGCAAGAAATGATGAGAACCAGTATGAGCACATATTCTTTCTATCTAAAATTATGTTTgcattgcttatttttttttcttgtcttttaaCAGAACATAGCTATTACGTGCGTAAAACATATTGAGGAATAAAAGATTCGATCTGCAATCCAGAATTTAAATACAAGTGTCAAAAAgttcaaataaatacacatgcattgCACTTCTCAAAATTCCAAAATGCACGTGCAGACACCACGGTCAGGTGATTCTAATCATTGTGCAGATAACGGCAATGTGGACGCGACAGCTGTGGAAGCGGCAGGAAAAGGAGGACATTCATAGGGCTGAGATTCACATTAGTCCCTCTGCTTTCTTCTCTTCCGCTAATAAAAGGAGCATGAAGAGGCTTGCTCATGGTGCAGAGGTTAGTCATTGGAGGAAGGCACGCAAATGCTCAGCATCAAAGGCTCAGCAATCAGCGGGTTTAGAAATTGCCATATTTGCGTCACAACACATCTCAGAGCGCTCGTTAGCCGttggattgattttaaatgagcCATTGATTACATGCCAATTATAATGTGTCCTGAGTGATGAGGTGAAGAGACAAACCCTAACAGCCAGGCATgactgaggaaaacagaaagaagcatgaagaaaaacacatctatagctgtgtatatgtatatgtgtatatatattacatatatgtatatatgtataatcaaatataaacaagtgtgtatatatacataagtgGTATGTTCATATCTACCCTTCAGTAGAGGCATGACCCCCCcatcctccacccccacctcttcTAAAAAGCTGAAAACGGTACCTGGTTTTCCAGAACGTGTGGCCCAGCGGTGCGCTCTCAGGTGGGGCGTGTGAGAAGGGGCTCGGGGTGTGCAGCGGGCCCCTTTCGGCCGGAGCTTCTGGTCCTAACTGCAGAGGAAGCTCTCCACAGCAGCTGCACAGCTCACAGTGCTCCCCATGCACGCGGGGCGATCCttattacatttgtattgttttcagtCAAATCCCCTCAGGGCTGTACCTTTGACACTGGCTGGTAGgacgggggtgtgtgtgtttgggggggtggtcTTTCGTGAGCCTGCATTGGCTGCTTATTACCAGCCCGTGGGTCTGTGTTCCtctttttcgttttttttttcaccctttctgaaaaaaaaagagtccaGTCTGTGCAGTGGAAGTAGAAACAGGCCCCTGTGCGTGTGTTCTGACAGGTGGTGATGGGGGATGGGTTAACCCTTTGCGTGGGTGCGGGAGAAAAGCCATGCTCGTCGCATCCTGCGGTTGTTTGTGATGGATTTAACccctgggaggagggggagggggcaggggttgtcggggagaggagaggagtctgagggggagtggagggggagaACTGCTTGAACATGTCCGATTGAAGAATGCAGGGCATTTCTGTcctgcagacagggagagagaaggactcCATTAAAGGTATGGGCGGGGGTCACACTTTGTGGGGCAGAGCGATGGGTGAGATCTTTATTGAGCACTGAGAATTCTCCGTTGAGCAATGATGGGAGGGTACTCTATTGCCAAGTAATTGGGGGCAGTTCTCCCTTTGAGCAGTAACTGGAGGGTAATCTGTTGAGCAGGGATGGAGAGATTCTCTGTTCAGCATTAATGGGAGAGTTCTCTACTGAGAAGTAATTGGGGGGTTCTCTGTTGAGTAGTATCTGGGGGGTTCTCTATTGAGAAGTCATGGTGGGTGCTATATTGAGCAATAAGTGGGTTCTCAGTCAAGCAGGAATGGGGAAGTTCTCTGTTGAGCCGTAAATGGAGGGTTCTCTATTGAGCAGGAATGGGGAAATTTTCTGTTGAGCAGTAACTGGAGTGTTCTCTGCTGAGCAGAGATGGGGAGGTTCTCTGTTGCACAGTGTTAGGGGAGAAGGGATCTCCATTGAGCAGTAGGCCCATATTTTCTTTTAGTATTCAGCTGTGACAGTGGCCCTCTCCAAGAGTCAGCTCCAGCCACAGGACCAGGAAGAGAGCAGGAACATCTGGCCCCTCAGGCTGGTTGGTgtttcagagtgagagagacagaaaacagatggaGAAGTCTCCCCCCTGCCAGAATTTAGGGTGGGGAGGAAGCTTTTTTAGCATTTATtgtttaacaacaaaaacaagctgTAGTCTTTTTTGTCAACTTCAGCAGCCTCAGATGAAAGAAGCTCTCTGAGTGCCGAGTTGCACGGTTTGCAGTTTTGTGTGAAGCCGGGAATGTTACCGCTCAGGGCGAGAGCATCCCGAAACGAGGAGTCTGTGCGCGTGCTGAGAGCAGCTGTCCACATACCCGTGCTCTGTGTACTTGTGATACATTCTTCTGTCACGTTTCAT carries:
- the LOC118771622 gene encoding keratocan-like; the protein is MEVFLVFSTLLLASFVSCQDIPYEVSLAQLQACPKECRCPPSFPHAVYCDHRGLKRIPVIPPNTWYLYLQNNLIDVLSEEALRNATQLRWLNLNRNKITNEGVEEGALRAMSGLLHLYMEDNLLTTVPAPLPATLEQLRLSRNRISKIPPGVFLGKEHLALLDLQGNKLEDDAVTEQSLKGLSGLVQLNLAKNNLKSMPTGLPATTTQLFLDNNAIEKIPPEYFKGLPKVAFLRLNYNKLENSGLPKNIFNLSNILDLQLSHNQLTQVPEVPRNLEHLHLDHNRIKSINGTDVCPVSASELEDYFEEKMPRLRYLRLDGNEIKPPIPRDLMVCFRLLRAVVI